In Phaseolus vulgaris cultivar G19833 chromosome 3, P. vulgaris v2.0, whole genome shotgun sequence, the sequence tttaatagttaagagataaaattttatcaaatatttttttttaagcaaATGGTACCATAACCTAGTTTGTCGGGGAAGAGAAGTAAAAAGGGTAGTCGTATCTCAGTGAGGAGAACAACAGAAGTGACCCACTCAACTTTTCTCAAATTTCTTGTCTTTCTTACAATGAAAATACTATATAACCAAAACAAAAGACATGGACTTTCTGACCCAGCTCTGACCAGATTGGGTGCCCATTTTCACGATTCTCCATTTGTTCTCAGAGGAGAAACATTAAGACAACTCTTCTTGGATCTGCAGAAATTCATTTGCACTATATGTTGGAACTAGTTCATTTAGGTGGTTCAAGCTATTGTGTATGAATTTTTTCCAATGCGTTTTCTGTCTGCAAATTTTAAGGAGCATTggctcttttttttatttacctgTTTCCTTTTTTTTGGTAAAACCAATACCCAAATGATAATAACTCCTGCTTGAAAATTTTGGGAAAGGCAGTACTGTCGGCAAAGTTTCCTCTCTTTCATATTTTGTAAGGAACCAACTCTATATTATTTGATGAAATCAACTAGAGAATATTTTGCATGAAATATTTAGTGCAGCCCTGTAATTTAGCAATTACATTGTTTATGTGTAGCTAGGATGGAAATCAACCTCTTTGCGGATGCTGCATATGGGACTGCAAAACATAGACGAGGAGACttgctccattgacttgtagtTGTCTTATGAACTGTGACTGGACTAAACTTTAGAGAGCAAAGGAGGCTCAATTATATCTTTAAGCCCAATGGATTGATTCTTTGGATGGTAAGGACTAAGGACCCTTTGAGCTGTCTGAATTACTGGATTCTGTGTTGTACTAATTGTTGCTTAATCGAATCTGCAAGCTTGGTTTGCAACTTCGCATTGTTCTCTTGTTAGTAGATTTGGAGTACAAATGATGAAGCTTTTATGAAGAGGGAGTAATTGTAATTGATTGTGGTAGTTGAGAAGTTGAGTTTAATTCAAGAAGAAGAGGTAGATATGGCAGCAAAGTTCTTGCATTCTTTAGCAGATGACAGCCTAGATTTAAAAAAGCAGATAGGATGCATGACTGGGATTTTCCACCTCTTTGATCGTCACCACATTATATCTTCTCCCCGCATTACCCAGAAGAGGCTTCCTCCAGGTAATCCTTTGGTAGTTGTTGGTCACGTGTTCAATAAATTTAGTTTCTCAGCGTGGCTTTCATAAGTTgatctttttttcattttttctttctatgtTCCTTTCATCAATCTCATATGTTTTATCACTAGTGCTGTTTCTTAATGGTTGATTTGTCACAAGGATACTAGTCTCATGTTTTAGTCCTAGGTTTCAACTCCTTTTGTTTGCATTCTTCCCTTTTGAATTTCATTCGATACTTTGTATACAGTAGTTGGTTCGGTCTCCATAAAATAATTAGCTCATGACCTTTGCACCACTCAGTGTTGGTTCTTGGTCTTGTGTATTTATTTCATTTGAGTATACAAATCTAACGCTTCTGTTTTCGTCAAAGGTAATTCTCACTTCAATTATGACAGCCTGGAAAGAGGTTCTGATAGCATAAACCAGCAGCAATCAACAGCAGTAAGAACCTTCCTTTACATGTTTCACAAATTCTCAACTGTTTTACGCTTCAAAATTTCATGAATAATATTTCAATTTGAGGAATGGAAGTTCTGCTACCAGATCAAAATTTGGATCCAGTAAATTTGTACTATATACTGGTGTCAGTTGTAAAAAGGCcgagaattggttgtttgttATCTTTCTGAAAATCGTTTCAGGATTTGCCGATTTTGTTTGTTTCTTCCTAATTTAGTggcttaaattttgtttttaccCTGTGTCTGCAATGTGCTGAAACTACCATCTTGTCTGAAGTGCGCGTAATTGAATGGAACTAAACATATGCAATTTGGTGAGTTTGTTGCAGGATATGAGGGGTATGACTGATAAGCACAAAATTTCAGCTGAATCATCAAGAACCTCGTTCTCTTCTTGTTCATCATCAATGTCCTCTTCGGACTATAAAGCTGAAGCAGATGCTCCCTTTGACAGGGTTGGTTTTCCTGAAACTCCTATTAGGGACCCAGTTATGAACCAAGCAAGTACCTCTCCCAATTTAGGATGTCCATCTCTTGACCTGAGGGATGAGGTGAAGGAGTCTATATATGGGGAAGCCAGAGGAATGTCCATAGAAGGGGATTCCCCGAGACAATTTCAGGTGTCTAAATCTGTTGATAGAAAACAGACTCCTATTGATCTAAAGGAGTCCTTGCGAGTCCTTGCTAAACTTAGAGAAACACCTCGACGTTATGTTGAAGCTAAAGAACTTCCTAAGGATGCTCCTCGGTTTTCTTATGATGGAAGAGAAACAAGTGAGATACCTTTTCACTCGCATGACACCTTGAAATGTCCACAAAAGTTAAAAGAGCTTCCTAGACTTTCACTGGACAGTAGGGAAAGTTCATGGCGCTCAAACAGCTCTGATTCAAAACCCAGTAACCTCTCAAAAAATTTCAATGCAGGTGGTACCTCCACCTCAGATGACAACATTTCTAGTCTACGACAGCCTTCAGCATCCCAGAGACGGTCACCTAGTATTGTAGCAAAATTAATGGGTTTGGAAACATTGCCAGAATCCTGTGAGGCTAGTGATACTAACTCAAATTTTAGTGAAAATGACTCAACTCAAGGTAATGGTCAGTTTGGGAAAAATGGATTCGTTAGACCACTTCGAGTTTCTAATTTCCCTGAAGTCCCATTGAAAGAGAAAGAGATGACTTCCCCACAATGCAAgaatcttgatttggttgtgaAACCAATCTTGAGTACAAGGTTTCCCATTGAACCTGCACCATGGAAGCAGCAGGATGGAAACCAAAGCTCTGAGAAACTAACTTCCAGGGCCATAAAACCTGTAGCAAGAACTCCAGATTCATTTCCTTCAGTTTATAGCGAGATTGAGAATAGATTGAAGGATCTTGAATTTAAACAATCTGGAAGGGATCTCAGAGCACTTAAACGGATATTGGAAACAATGCAAGTAAAGGGTCTGTTAGAGACCAGAAAAGAAGAACAAGCTTCAGATGTTGTTCGAAATAAAAGAGACTATGAACTAAATTCGACCTCAATTCAGCATTCTATGAGGCAGGAAACAGCCTGGGAATCTGGTTATGCAATTGCTGTAGAGTCACCTATAGTGATCATGAAACCAGCAAAAATTGTTGAGAAAACTGGAGTTTTTACTTCTTCGGTCTTTCCAATTAATGAACTTTCTTATTCCCACAAACTTCATAGTGATGGTGTACACGTACATGATAAAAAAGGGACAGCTTCCAGTCAAATAGCAAAAGATCAGTCTCCTAGAAACAGTCCCAAGGATGCTTCTATCAGTTTTAGTGAAAATAAAGCAAATAGTATGAAGACTATAAAATCAACACAATCCCAACCAAGGTCTACACAATTTCCAAAAGAAAATGGCCCAAACTCAGTAAAGAATTCAGGATCTGTTAGCCCAAGAATGCAACAGAAGAAGTTAGAATCGGAGAAGCAATCTTGTCTTCTTACCCCATCATCAGATTCAAATAATCCCAGAAGGCAGTCCTTGAAGCAGACAACATACCCAGATTCTCCCAGTCAAAAACTGAGACCTAAAGTCCATAATTCACAGAGCAGTGATGACCGACTCAGTGAGACTAGCAACGAACTGAGAAGTTTAAGTAGCCAGTGGGATGAAGTATCTCTTCAATCAGACAGTATCACTTTCGACTCAAAGATGGATATTGAAGTTACCAGCAGTTTACAATCTGCTGAAATTATTGATAGCCAATGCCCATCTAGGAAGGTTATTGAGCATTTAGTTTCAGGATCCATGCATAAGGTTAGAACTACGATGATCTCTTTGCCTTCAATCTTTCTGATTAAAACTATGAGAAAATTAAAACTTTTGGCAGTAATATATTCCAATTATCAGTTGATATGtaaattttacttaatttttgCAGAAATCAACTCTGAGGTGGGATGAGGATGAATCAATTGCAGAACTCGCAACACATGCCTCTGATCATCCAAGTCTTGGATCAGTTGTCGATGTCTCAGTGTACAAATTCGGTATGCCATCGCCAGTAAAGAGTATATCCAATTCTTGTAAAGGTGATATTTCTTTCTTCCACATGTAATTAGTCAGATTAAAAAAGACAAATTATTGGTTTTGACAGTCAGTTCATCCTCAAGATTGATTGCAACTTTATGTTTAAAAGAAGTTTTAGTCGTTTTCTATCTGAAATGCTACCTCATGTAAGAGATTGAAAATCCTTTTCTTATGATGGATTGACCACAACTAGAGTTGACCATGCCTGTATCGTACAAAGACGGCAAAGTAATTTGTTACATAGATATGATGATGATGCATAACTGTACTCCTTTGAGCCACTGATTTTTCTGGTTTCCAGCCATCCTTATTAAGTCACGTTCAAAATGGTTTACATATATCAAATTTTCTCAAAGGCAACTATGATGAGCATCATATTCAAGGTGCCTTAAGCTTTATGTTTTCTTCCTGCCATAATCttattttctgaaaaaaagaagaagcgaGTATTCACTAGAgaaagaaattttaatttgGAATATTTTGTTCGTTCCCATAGACTATTTACCTATAAGCTCAAATTCTGCAGTTGACAACGCTCAAGAATCTAAAGAAAATTATCATACAGATCAGTGGAGCCCTGCAGATGACCTCTTCGTTAACAACAGAAGATATAGAGAGATCAACCACAAGAAATTGCAAAGCATAGGTCGCCTTATTCAAAAGCTTAGACAGCTAAACTCAAGTCATGATGAAACTAGAATCGATTACATAGCTTCCCTTTGTGAAAATACAAACTCAGACCACAGATATATTGCTGAAATACTGTTGGCTTCAGGTCTACTACTGAGAGCTTTGAGTTCTGAGTTGCTGACATTTCAACATCACTCATCAGGTCATCCCATTAACCCTGAGTTATTCCTTGTGTTGGAGCAGACCAAATTAAGTAGTTTGCTTTCAAAAGAAGGGGGCACCGCTGGAAAAATTGCTTATAGAAAGCTAAATACAGAGAAGTGGCACAGGAAGCTCATCTTTGATACTGTGAATGAGATTCTTGGTACAAAGCTAGGCTCTTCTCGTGAGCCATGGTTGAAGCCTGATGGACTTGCAACGAAATTCGTCACTGCACAAAAGCTTCTTAAAGAACTTTGCTTTGAGATACAAAAACTTAATTATGTGAAGCCAGATTGCAGTTTAAAAGATGAAGGGGATGGTCTGAAAAGTATGCTAGAGGAATATGTGATGCATCCCTCAGAAAACTGGACATGTTTCCCTGGTGAATTACCCGGGGTTGTGTTGGATGTTGAGAGGCAGATATTTAAGGACTTAGTTGATGAGTTTGTGATTGATGAAAGTTTGCGATTGAAGGTACAGTAGGCACAGCAAGCTATTTGGAAAGTAGTTCATTCCATTTGCTGCCAATCTCTAATCCATCATTTTGTTCATCTACAATtacaaatgatttttttgtatcAAGCCATGAAAGTTTAAGGATTAAGAGCTTTGATTGTTTTTGCTAACCTGTGAAGCAAGTAACTTCAACACGGATTTACATCATAAGTATTCTCAAAAATTCGTGGTGAAACATGTGTGTTGTAACTTTGGCTTCTGATGTTGAGTTGTCTTCTGTAAGGCCACAAATTTCCGTGCCCTGAAAATACTAGAAGTTGCATTCCTCAATGAAAGTGGAGAAAACAACTGGGAAATGCCATGCACATGTCTCTTGAAGAATTCATGTTCTAGGCCAACAAAAGGGGCTAATGTGCATCTCCTTTTTACTATAAAATCGCTACATTCTTGTAGAAAGACATTGGTAAACCAAATTCCAAGCCATGGAAATCAGAATACTGTTCCTGATTGCACTTGTCACATTCAATAGTTCGTAGTCATCAATCCAAAAACATATAATGCAAAATGTAGTATAGAATCAACTTCACTGAATTTTGTACTTACTGGGTAGAGGAACTCAAAATAACTAATGCTGCTATATGCTTTTTTGGGAGTTGAACGgttaaagaaaagataaaattaatttatgaaaaataaggTAGTGGAGAAATTGGAAGATAATTGCTATATAGACTAAGAAAGACATAAATAAACCAATGTGCTTATGTTTTATtaagtaaatattaaataaaaatcttagaGTTGGTTTAGAACTAGGAGGTTTGAATATGTTGCATAACTCTTAAATACAGACATGTTGCTGTTGTacacaaaatatttataaaaaaaaacaaccagAAGTATGGTGTAAATTTGGGCTGATTTTcagattttgttttatatttagtttccTACAAACTAACTTATAAATATTGTGTAGAactatttttatcaaataagcCTTCGTAGCATAGTGGTAGTGCGTTCGCTTCGTAAGCGAAAGGTCGCGAGTTCGATCCTCGCCGAAGGCTTTTTACCAAAATATTGGTGGTTTTTGAGTTTTTGGAGATTTGGTTTATGGGTTCCTTATAGCGTAAAGGTGTACTGATATTTCCTTGTGTGATGGCCACCAAGGAGGGAGGTATGGTGTTTTTTGTGTGTAGGCTATACAGTTTTGTTGCAAAGCCTGAACATCAATCAGATTGCAGAATTTGTGGAATGTCTTGCAACTCTTTAAGACCTCAATCATCTTTCGCATGGAGAACAAATGTAATAGCGGATAATGCAAAAGTCTTGTCAAACACTTTTTTAGTTATGGTTAGATTGGTAGTAGCATATACACACATGGTGAGCTTTATGTATAGTGTTGGTTAAACTAAAATACAAttttgatgcataaatctgtATGTTTTTTTGCTGCATAATTATGCTTGTATGGGTAGTAGCAGATGTTTTAGTTATTGGTTCCATGAGTCTTGATCTTAACCATTTTGAAACTTGTAAGCTATTGGAATAAATAGTTAGGTGGTATAGACTTTGGTTCTGTATCGAGACACCCAAAAATATCTATcttaattcattaattttttgttgaaaaaaaaaatcattacttAAAATGTATAAAGAAAACCATGAAAAACTGAATAGGATGGTTAATAGAGTGGACTCTTGTATTGTTGACCAAAAAGTTATTGTCAATTGCTTCCTATACCCAATGATTTTAGATCTGCAACTAAGTTAACTTTTGAGTTATTGTCTCtcatttcataattaaaaattaaaaatatatactaaaaaaattaaaatagatttttgtgttatgaaaatgaaatttgaaaatcaaaatctcatttttcagaaaaaaacaatatattcaAAACAAAATCCGATAACATATTGAAAAAAAGAGATTTCGAAAAATTACAAAagatattttagttattttgtaTCACTGATCAGATGCATGTCTAAATTTGTTAGGTAAAACCAAGCAATTACTAAAGTTATTTGAGCTTTTATGTTTCTCTTTATCtgtaagaaagaaaaaatgttatatgTGTCTCTCTTCCCAATTtgaggaagaaaagaaagaattgGAAGTAGCATGAGTGGTCCCCTTATCTATCTAATGTTGATCATAATCAAGAATTGATTGGAGTAGAGGATTTTGTTTGTAGTCAAATAGTACTCTTCTCATCTGCACGCCTACAAAGTGCATGCAACTTACCTATAACCatatgtttttttcttcttttataatTCTATATGGAATATGCTCAAGTTCTAAGTAGTTCAACTCCCTAGCCACACAAAAGAATAGTAAGAATAAATAGGACCACtatgtttatattatatatatgctTAAAGTACAACAGAATCACATTATTTCTGTCATAATATTATACAATTCATTCTTTGTTATCATTATTAGTATAATCATAAcaataaaaggaaaaatgaacCTAATTTATGCTACCAGGACAATAATTTGTGTTTGAAATTTCTATCATACTATTTTGTCAgtttatttaaactttaaaaaaatttaataaatgtagtagctaataaataaagttaatgaattaacaataattaatttgaagttaaatttttattttcaggaTAAAGATGAATTTCTAAGAAAATTTGTCcgttgaataaaattaaatgatttattgtgcttgaaattttaattaaaatatttttttattagttaaaattgTTTGTAATAGAATTTAATTAATATGCACTCTCTACCTATTATGGTTGGAATAATTTGCTAATACATGCATGAGTTTTTGCAAGCTGAATTTGattgaaataattaataattagttGGCAAACAGGTTTTGAGAGAATGtattattacaaaatataaattctaTAACACATTGTTTATAGTAGTTGTTAAACAAC encodes:
- the LOC137807702 gene encoding protein LONGIFOLIA 2-like isoform X2, which translates into the protein MAAKFLHSLADDSLDLKKQIGCMTGIFHLFDRHHIISSPRITQKRLPPGNSHFNYDSLERGSDSINQQQSTADMRGMTDKHKISAESSRTSFSSCSSSMSSSDYKAEADAPFDRVGFPETPIRDPVMNQASTSPNLGCPSLDLRDEVKESIYGEARGMSIEGDSPRQFQVSKSVDRKQTPIDLKESLRVLAKLRETPRRYVEAKELPKDAPRFSYDGRETSEIPFHSHDTLKCPQKLKELPRLSLDSRESSWRSNSSDSKPSNLSKNFNAGGTSTSDDNISSLRQPSASQRRSPSIVAKLMGLETLPESCEASDTNSNFSENDSTQGNGQFGKNGFVRPLRVSNFPEVPLKEKEMTSPQCKNLDLVVKPILSTRFPIEPAPWKQQDGNQSSEKLTSRAIKPVARTPDSFPSVYSEIENRLKDLEFKQSGRDLRALKRILETMQVKGLLETRKEEQASDVVRNKRDYELNSTSIQHSMRQETAWESGYAIAVESPIVIMKPAKIVEKTGVFTSSVFPINELSYSHKLHSDGVHVHDKKGTASSQIAKDQSPRNSPKDASISFSENKANSMKTIKSTQSQPRSTQFPKENGPNSVKNSGSVSPRMQQKKLESEKQSCLLTPSSDSNNPRRQSLKQTTYPDSPSQKLRPKVHNSQSSDDRLSETSNELRSLSSQWDEVSLQSDSITFDSKMDIEVTSSLQSAEIIDSQCPSRKVIEHLVSGSMHKKSTLRWDEDESIAELATHASDHPSLGSVVDVSVYKFGMPSPVKSISNSCKDQWSPADDLFVNNRRYREINHKKLQSIGRLIQKLRQLNSSHDETRIDYIASLCENTNSDHRYIAEILLASGLLLRALSSELLTFQHHSSGHPINPELFLVLEQTKLSSLLSKEGGTAGKIAYRKLNTEKWHRKLIFDTVNEILGTKLGSSREPWLKPDGLATKFVTAQKLLKELCFEIQKLNYVKPDCSLKDEGDGLKSMLEEYVMHPSENWTCFPGELPGVVLDVERQIFKDLVDEFVIDESLRLKVQ
- the LOC137807702 gene encoding protein LONGIFOLIA 2-like isoform X1, which translates into the protein MAAKFLHSLADDSLDLKKQIGCMTGIFHLFDRHHIISSPRITQKRLPPGNSHFNYDSLERGSDSINQQQSTADMRGMTDKHKISAESSRTSFSSCSSSMSSSDYKAEADAPFDRVGFPETPIRDPVMNQASTSPNLGCPSLDLRDEVKESIYGEARGMSIEGDSPRQFQVSKSVDRKQTPIDLKESLRVLAKLRETPRRYVEAKELPKDAPRFSYDGRETSEIPFHSHDTLKCPQKLKELPRLSLDSRESSWRSNSSDSKPSNLSKNFNAGGTSTSDDNISSLRQPSASQRRSPSIVAKLMGLETLPESCEASDTNSNFSENDSTQGNGQFGKNGFVRPLRVSNFPEVPLKEKEMTSPQCKNLDLVVKPILSTRFPIEPAPWKQQDGNQSSEKLTSRAIKPVARTPDSFPSVYSEIENRLKDLEFKQSGRDLRALKRILETMQVKGLLETRKEEQASDVVRNKRDYELNSTSIQHSMRQETAWESGYAIAVESPIVIMKPAKIVEKTGVFTSSVFPINELSYSHKLHSDGVHVHDKKGTASSQIAKDQSPRNSPKDASISFSENKANSMKTIKSTQSQPRSTQFPKENGPNSVKNSGSVSPRMQQKKLESEKQSCLLTPSSDSNNPRRQSLKQTTYPDSPSQKLRPKVHNSQSSDDRLSETSNELRSLSSQWDEVSLQSDSITFDSKMDIEVTSSLQSAEIIDSQCPSRKVIEHLVSGSMHKKSTLRWDEDESIAELATHASDHPSLGSVVDVSVYKFGMPSPVKSISNSCKVDNAQESKENYHTDQWSPADDLFVNNRRYREINHKKLQSIGRLIQKLRQLNSSHDETRIDYIASLCENTNSDHRYIAEILLASGLLLRALSSELLTFQHHSSGHPINPELFLVLEQTKLSSLLSKEGGTAGKIAYRKLNTEKWHRKLIFDTVNEILGTKLGSSREPWLKPDGLATKFVTAQKLLKELCFEIQKLNYVKPDCSLKDEGDGLKSMLEEYVMHPSENWTCFPGELPGVVLDVERQIFKDLVDEFVIDESLRLKVQ